The window ttaacaagaagCAGCGAGAAATAGCTCGGAATGCAGCATTCTTTTTCAATAAGTAGTGGCAGAAAAAACCATTGGCGATTCTTTAATGATAAGTTCAACTCAAACTTCTGTAcattaagaaaaaattaacttatcTGTTTTGGCCAAACATTACATTTGTCGAGGTGGCAATAGTGCATAGCTTATGTCAATACGGTGAACAAAGGACATGCATAAATTGtacaacaattaaaatttctcGCATTCATGGTTcattaaaagaaacaataaaacCGTGAAGGTCTAAGTAGGCTGTTTTATGCTTTAAGTTTATACAACAGAAAACAGTAACCTGGGTGCTTTAAGTATTTTATGatgtttgtaatttaattatgacgtcatcatctaGTACTGGGACTCgatcaaataattttgattttgccCATCTCAACTACCTAGATAGCCTATATATGGTTATCGAACAAGGTTGATTGTAATCCCACAGTGGAAAGGGTTACACACAACGTACagaccaaacttttttatcttcactctgatttataataaatgaagGAGAGCCGGTTTTTTTAACGCTAATttataagaaataaacaaagaactgaGGTCTCAgtgcatgccaaaatttgtgcTAATGCACGCAAGACTCCTTATTAAATCTTCCAGTTGGGTTGTGATCCTGGTCTGTATTTCATGGCAGCTGCACACCAGAGATAAGTTTTAAGTAACCTTCCTGCACACGTGAGTTTGTATGATAAATAGACCACGGGTAGTTTCTTGCAAAGTATAAGTCAGTCACAACTCTTTGGATATTATCAAGTGGCAGACAACAACGCTTTGCGTGAGACACAATGTAAAGGCATAGCAGATAGAAGATCACAAGCACCActatgaaaaatgttttaaaacatgGAAGCATGACGAATAAGCTATGTTAGCTAAGAAATGCAGTGAGGAAAAATTGAAGAGGTTTACGCTTGGCTAGTCATTGTACACCTGCACGCTTGAGTTAGCGCATTTGCATACACGAGATCTCAGCGAATCCTGCAATGAAATAGAGATGAGCTGTGAACTGGCCTATTTGATGGTTGTAAGTCATCGTAGCCTGTATAACGcgatttattggttaacactagaacggccgaggtgtcgaaatcgacactttttgaattttgatgtatatttttttttagtaaaagcagttgcaacgatataaaattttcagtagcttcctaactttcttgaaagagtatgtataagtaatatttaccgaaatttgattttcgatttattttttacaacctGTTATACCTTCAacggccgaggtgtcgaaatcgacaccAAGATGGTTTTAGAGGTCCAGtaaactacaacatttttttacttcgcacgattgcacttgcaactaaCATATACTTGAGATTAGCCcagttttatcttttcaagTGATTGTTTATCTAATTTAGATACAGCTTTTACGGAGAGTTTATGATATCCTAAACGTACTTTGTCCATgtacatttgcacaatacaaacTCGCTTTGCTTTGCAGCGAAGGCGAACTGTAAAATTCACACGACAGTTTTTGTGCAACGTATGGATTGTATGCCATACGCTATTAGCAGAGCTAGGCTATAAACTGTAGTGTaggccaaaacaaaacaaggtaGGCGTGGACGTTTTCGACCAAACGGCGAGAAAATACACAACTCATGCATCAAGTAGACGATGACCTTTGGCTGTTAGGACAAAACTACTGTACATAGTAGAGCTAAATTCCTGGATTCTGCACAGAAAATGTTTCGGTAGCAAAATCGGCCGACGAAGCTTCATACTCCAGCTTACGGAGGGGTTGACGGATGCTTACGCGGTGAAGCGGAAGCAGGTGGTCCAAAGAGAAGTGAACCCAGCGCAGAGAAGAACATCTGGAAAGCGAAGGAAATGTGCGGAAGAAAGTCgtaaaattatataattacaGTTTAAGTCACTGCAACAGGCCAACTTGCGGATTGTGTGGTAACGGCGACTGGAAACTTacacaatgcaaaaactgcacgACGTAAATAGATCAACATGGGTCCTGCTGTAAACTCTAAAGACTTATCACATTGTGTGTGGGAAACATATGAGCTTTTTCTGCAATAGTTAGCGTTTTGTTAAGATACCTACCATCAGAATaatgattgtttatgtttcaactgataaatattgtttttttttcgtttcttacaAATGTGTGCAACGTCATCAAAGGTCGAATTGCGGTAGatatgttagtttttgtttctactgAACAAGCAAAATACATCCTAAATTCATTACGGAAGTAtttagttttgagtttttcgctaaattaaatcaaaaagtacatttttaagGATGGTGTCGTTTTCGACACCATCGGCCGTTAgaggtaaacttgttttccggccgttctagtgttaagctaaacttctttaaattatgaaataaggtcaaataaatttaagataTCCCATATAGCAGCCATACATTTTCAACAATGGCAGGAGGTAAAGGAATGACTTCACCATCCACAATAACTTCAGAAGTCATGATCTTGATTTGTAGCGATTCAGGCTAGTTTTGCAATAAATCTCTTCCATAGGCTTACAGGACTTATTCGTCCATAAATTCCAATAATTTCTTTAATGTATTAGCAGCAGTAACTACTGTACACGTCGGGCAGTAATGGAACAAGTTGTTTTAAATCCCAAAACGATTGCCATAAAGTGTATAGGTTATTCGATCATCAAACAATGCCACGCAAACAACTGACATCCACCCGTGCTGCAGCGTGTTGTGTAACAACGCGGATTACTTCCTTTAACTGGGCAAGCATGGCcaccattttgaaaaaagataaGCAACGCCACAGATAAAAAGCCAAACCTCACAAGCCAGCCCATTGTATGACTTTGTGAAGGAGCGTGTGAAGAATGACGTacttgcaaaacatttttacgtttttggCGGGGAAAACGACAATCCATGTCAAAGTTTCAAgaggttaaaatattttctctcGTAAGTTGTAACTCGCAACGTCCTTTTCCCGCCATTGACTGTGGCTCTGTGAGAACTGAAAAATATGGTCATAACCTTGTTATAACAcaataaaacagaaacaagCTCAAAAGGAATTAACGTACGAGGATAAGAGCTTAAAATGAACAGGACTACAAAGATGTTATAAAGTTGGAATGTTAGCATAGCCACAAAAGGGAGCAAACCCAacactaaattaaaaaatacacCTTTCGCATaatatcattgttttaaataaacgaAACTTTGACATATCGTCCGAATAAAACGGTAAATAACGTATAAAACATACAAACTCTGGAGGCGGGGCCATCAATAACACTTCATTCCCAGTAGtgtattttaaagaaaagctGTGAGAGTTCCCTGTTTTGTTGGCAAAAGTTGCTGGTCAGGTTCAGGAAAGTGTTTGAACAATGTAACTTTAAGTTAGTTATGATTTTTCACACCTCCCCAGAGTCCTAATTCTGGAAATTTCTACTGTGAATTTCTTACAAATgccgttttttgttttgtccaCTGCATTTGCGATAATTTTATAGTAATAcgatttaaaaataatcaagtaatagcttaacattttttttataaaattcaaattggtaaactttaaaaaaaaattacctgCTTCAGACTAATGTAGATTTCGTAGTAAACTacgtttattttgcaatttttataaaaatgtaatttggGTGAAGTGAAAATGCACTGAATTGCGCTGTGAAACATTTGATTTTGTCAGTAGTTTGCTCAGCACTAAATGGCAttctttgttttcacaaaGCATGTGAAAAGTTCCAAATTTATCAGAGACTGAAGTTTACGGAGTCATACACTATGGTGTCAGCGGAGTCATACAAAAATTACAACTCTTTGTAAAAAGTATCAACCAGACTAATTTGTAGACAGTTATGACCTTATATCAAACAATTTAACGCAACGCATAACCTGAcctcaaaatagtttttagGTCGAAAGATAGTGACTCGACTTTCACTCAAGTCACAACTTAAATTGACTCATGTCACAACTcaaaatgactcgacttgattAAGGTCTTAAAGAAATGTCTTGGCTAAAACCCTGTTTTCACACCTTCGTAGAACTAACTatcactattttcaaaaattaccaCAATTACCGTAGATGAGTTCCATcttataggctatatttttttactttatcatttacaataaataatcCAGAAGTTTTTAACGCGCGGTAAAATTCTGCACTGACGATTAAAAAGACGTTGTTTCCAGGAAGATAGTTTTTGTAGAAGTTGAGGAAGAACTTTACTTTGTATTTGATCCTTATTTAAGTTGGAagatatttaatttttctagGTGTCTTTATCAACTTTCTGCAAAACATGCAAACTGATAAATTGGccaaaaaattacattttagcaATTTCCTTAGAAATTTATGAGATGttactgaaaaaataaaatattcaccaaatttttgttttggctaAACTACAGTAGCTCCAtacaaaaactttgaaaactaCCGTAGCTCCTCATTGCAACAGCCACAAAAGGTACGTATcaagaaactttaaaaaacaatagcTCCAGATCATTGATTGgagttgtaatgaaaagtgggtATATGATACCTTAACTTGTAAGGTTGATtcacttcactacaatgtttgcttgttgaaatgtttattgcgggtgatgatatatgagtctcataaggtcgttgtTTGCTTTTCTCAACCTCcgacttaattgttcaccttaacgaattattgtcttgtgaagatgacaaaagagttgtctaacttgatactgaacttcttcaaattgaattcaacaatggttacacaggaatgacaactgtataaactgattatattgaagcctCTTTGAACAAACACATTTTCACAAATAAttagcacagcaacagcataaagctGCTGGTGCAGACATGTTGCTGCTATTTTCTTAATACACGATTGAATGAATAACTCACGCAATATAGGCGGGCACAACATTTATGTCCCGactttaaaacagaaaacaggATGTCATTGGCACATCATGCGCCGATCATCACATAGTCACTGTGGTAAACTAGTGGCGTAACCTTCACAGTGACTGCTTTAATTACATTATGATGCCGGTATTTGGTTGCAAGTATTAGTAGCCTACTTACTGTTACTTATTGGGATGTGTACTGCGCTGCTTGATATATTACAATAACATCTGTCAGTGTTACATACCGGCATTGCGGTTTATATCATTCCTTTAGCCAAGCGAGATGGATGGTAAAGTTTCATGTTGTTTCACGGCTATTCCTCGATACTGACGAATCTTATCTCAAGGAGTGACTATTGTTGATTAGTAGTTGTCCTAGGAATGGCTTGCGTATGGTAAGATAAACACATATTAATTTCCGGTTGTTTTATAAGTTCGACCGTCAAGAGCTTAGAAAAAGCTGGACATGTAAAAGTTGTCAATGCGATTATTACATCCTGagttaacttttaaaaaactaGGAGTTTCCGAGACAGAGATATGatccatttttaaaaaccttgaTGACATAGCGTTTATAGCAAAAATTAAGGCATGTAAAACCGGTTTTAAAGACAATTTACTCGAGGGTAAGTATTATGTAAGGTTTGCAAACAATAAGATTTTCAACCAAATAGGCTACAGGCATCGTAATGTAATTAAAGCAATCACTGTGACGGCTACGTCACATCACATAATATTTATGCTCGGGCAAGACGAGTTAAGACTGgttttattatgtttttttttttgctataaACGCTAAGACTCAGGTGTTAAAAAGGATCGTATCAGACGCACCTACGTTTgtataaacaatttgaaagtTAATACGTGTTTATCTGACCATATGCAAGTCATTCTTTCAACAACTACTAATTAATCAGCAAGATCCGTTAGTATCGAGAAATAGCTGTAAACATCATCAAAGTTTACCATTCATTTCACTTGGATAAAGGAATGACAGAAGCCGTAACGCCGGCATAATAACAGTGAATAATGTTTTCGCAATATGTCAGGTAATGCAGCACACATCCCGAAgtgttataaaattaaaacccaTGCTTTGGTTGTAAAATTAGTTTCAGCACGTACCGGTAATTAAGGGTAAATaacaccataaaaattaaacactattatttttatgataaaaagTCCTATTTATTGTGGACATACGGCATGccaaatttttgtgaaaaaaatattggtcttacatttcaaaaagtttatgtaAAAATCTCAAAATTATTAGTTTGCAAGTTATTGGCATGGACTAATTAGACCTGGCAGATTTGTTGTTGTATGGTTTATTATTCATCACATAATACTTTAATTGAAGAAAATGTAGAGGCATCCTTTCCTAATGACAATATTGTATTGTACTTTTTATATGATTCTTACTGCCTATCCTTTAATGTGCTTGTGAGCCTCAATATTGTGACCTATTCTGGCCACAGAAACAGGATTCCGGAGGAATTCCCATGGATAGAATTTTTTTGGTGCGGTTTTCTTTTACCATCCATTTGTTTTGCACTTTGTCAAATTAATCTTtacaacaaatgtttttaactaTGAAAAGAAATGGTAactgttttatgttttgctaTCAATCACTGCGTTCAATCAACAATGTGATTAACATAACAATTAGAAATGTATTGCATTGTTTTGAGCCACTTTGCACTTGTAATCATGAAATAATGCATATTCAGTTGGGGAAAGTAAATTTAgtttcaaaaacataaatgAGGGTAAAGAAAAAGTGTGTTACATAAAAAGAATTTAGGTACTAGAAAACAGAATCAATCAAGCAGAACTTATTATGCGCTCATGATTTGTACACAATTACACAACAGATTCAGGTTTTGAGAAATATTCTTCCAGTTAAAGCCAAATGCTGACTGTCTTCTAGCattgatgtttttttctgAGTATCTGAAAACTTTAAACCTGTGcccaatgaaaaaaattattggtgacaaatgtttgtttattttattgcttacaAATAATACTGGATACACCACATACATTATTAAAATAAGTACTTACTGAGTTTCAGATGTTTATACTCAAATAGTTATGATGTGACGATTGTCTTTGTCTACTTCTCATGATGTTGAGGGGACTTTATActacaaaaattataaataaaaaggACTTTTTTAGAATCCATAAACAATACATGACAAGACTAAAGAAAACACGCATAATATTTCAACAGAGGCGCCAATATAACACATAAAAAGCTACCTGATAACATCATCAACTTTCAGCACTTGAATAATGCCATCTATTGCATTGGAAAAATTTGCAACCTGGCTCTTTAATGGCTCCAATAAATTTCTCTCATTTCTTGATGTTTTCGTGAACACATTTGAATCAGAAGGCGTGAAAATATCACATGATTTTATAAGATcagcttttgttttaattaaatgttGTATAAAACGAGAGTTTCTGTCTTTAATGCAAGGTGCATTTTTGTGCAATGTCTTTGGTATTATAATTAACATTTcacaaataatttcttttgctGATTCATAACTAGACAACATTTGCTGACTCCATTTCAAGTCAGATAAAACAGCCTGCAGTAGCGTTAAGTCACTAAACACAGTGTTCAAAACAAGTGGCAAAAAGCCACCACCGCTAATTGCCCTGCCTTCCAGAATGCATttatttgattgttttttcacATCCTCCTTGACATGTATCCAATGTTGGAGACACAAAAGAGCGTTATACATTGCTGTCTTATACTGAGAACACAGTCCAGGTGAAGGTGAGCATACAAGTACACTAACAACAGAGTTTGAACTTAAAGTGTCTGATTCAACTGGCATTGAAGTAATTAGCACAAAGAAGCATGAAACAAGTTGGATTTCCTCAACTTTGACGGTCGTGATGTTTGCTTTTGAAACAACATCTGTAATATCATACAGAGGCTGTATCTTGAGAACATTGCTGATATATTGAGTTTGCTCCACTGTTAAGCAATCTAGTAAACCCACATCATATTCTTCACATATGCATTTAAAAGATTCTTTGGCCTTTCCTTGATGGAAGATGATACTGACATTGGCCTTCAGTACGTTTTTAATCCAATCTTGCATTACCATGGATGGATAGGAGAAAAAATTAATCTTGtccaaattgtttttaaagttcAAATGTGTTTCTGTGTCTGGTCTTAGTTCATCGTTCCACTGCACTAAAACAGCGTTGACATATTGATCATAACATTTGAAGGTATCAGGGAATTGCAATGGCATAACAATTCCgttcaaaactttattttccTGCAGTAATGCACCAGGATTTTCAACCAcaatttcttcaaaatatttaatagtaTGGTTGATGGTTTGGATTAAGTTTAAAGATGTCATATTTAACTTTTCAACCATCTCTAAAATTAAGTGAGCTAAAGATTCTGCAGCAGGCTTCGAAAATTTTCCAATCAAACTTGTCAAAACTATAGAATGCATAACTTGAAGGATTTCGCTATCGagattttcatttaaaacgaTTCTGAGTGCCAATGTGTCAACTAACCATTGTTCGAATTGGTTACTACCTAAAATTATGTCCTTGAACCAATTTAAAgacattattattttttgcttgctGCTTAGATAGATTTTAGAAGAACGATTTACACAAAGTGAATGTTTGTTTTGGCATAAGGCAGAGAAACCTGCATGAATCATGAGGAAGCATGATTTTGCTCCATCTCCATATTTAGAGTGGTGAACTGCACAGAATTCAATAATCACCctgaaaaaaattgtacaCATGAGTAGTTATTGTAATGCGAGAAAacgttttgtttaattaaacaaaacagatTTAGTGTTGCTAATAAGATTGATGAGCTTTACATATTGCTATACATTATGCAATGGAAATAAAGATTCATTGTCTAGATAACTAAAAGATTGAGCCAAATACTACCTAGCAACTGGATGTGTCAGAGATAGGCTTTTAAGGACAGATGTTCCATCACTTGTTACATTTACAGTTCCAGTTCCAGTTGTCATTAAAACTTTCCCATCTGAAGGACCAAAAATATCGGAAATAATGGGTATCACGATGTCCAGCGATGATAAAATATCATCATATTTAACTGGCACATAATATTGCAATTCATCCATTTCAGAGATCCTAGTCCCTAATCAACAAATATATCAAACATAAATTTTGGCATTAGTCAGTGAACAGTTAACTGCCAAACTTTGTAAGCATGCTATTAGATTAAAGTTCAACAGCTGATAAGTACCATCAAAGTAATAATGCAAAGTGATAATGCAATTAATGATCACAAATCACACACATAAACAGCCAAATTACACTATTCTTCTGTATGTTTTGCACACTTTTCTCAAATTAAAGTGGATATAAATATGCTTGAGACGTGTGCTTTGTAAGTCGTTGTGGGCTTATGGCTACAAGGAATATAGCTACTACCGGTAGTTTCCCCATGTATAGTGTAGACTAAAATATAATGCTAAATTAAAcattattcaaatatttttgagcACAAATTGCACTCCCATGTGAAATTTAACTTTACAATCTGAAAATATGGGACCTACAAAATATagcataaaattttcaaatataggTAGTTTATACACTTGAAAACAACCAGTGTTCAGGAGTTAAATGATAAGAAATAGGGTAAAGGAGAGGTTTATATGTTAgaaatatcaatatttttgaagtgaggggcaagttaaaatacaagttgatcttatatgaaagacCACTACTCACTGAAAAATCcggtaaaataattttgaaaaataattcttggttaggtaattataagcaaaagaaactTTAACAACGCCTAGtaaattttattagaaaattcgaacaattttgtttttctggaATCACGCACTTGATGCATTAGTTCATCATGTTTATGCCTTTGCAAGTTATACTTTCGTAAGGTAGACTACGATGCATTTTCGCAGTGCTTATAAATGAATGGAAGTATACCAACTTATGCCTCTAACACTAAGTCACGATCTATCCTATTTATGGTGAAAAAGGCAGTTAAGGtcacagtttttgtttttcataccACGATCACATGAAAATTAGTCTTAAGGTAGTCAAAACTTTCATGATTTATCAACTGCAAAGAGTATTCATGCCGTAATTTGTACCAAACAAATGAGGGTGAGTTAGAAAGAAAAACAGTGTGAGCGCAAATGTTCTGCATTTTGATGAAATAGTGCGGTTACCATAATCACTCGCAAAAACAAGCACACTCGCTCATTCCTAGCTCTGTCAGTCACTGAGAGGTTGTTGTTGGCGATGTAACACAAATACACAATGGCTGCTGTCTGTGAAGTAATCAATATAGGAgtttaattttgcaacaaagaAGCGGCTGATGTGGatcttttttcaagaaatgtaTGCATTGGTTGTAAAAAAAGAATATATCCAAAGCCAGTTTCAGCAGCAACCAATAGCAGATTTTTCCTCAAGCAATCACAGTCTGCGGTTCATTACATCATGAACAGCAGCTTAGCATTCCACATCACCAACAGCAGAACTTCTGTCAATTGCTGAAATAGATAAACACAGTCGCCAGTGAATTTGAGTGAAGGGGCCATCAAACACTTTAAACTAAGATCAATATGATTTTGTTAGACTTTTATGTAGGGCTTTAGAAAACTTGTTTAGACTTATCAGATGGCATGCATGGTTGGTGTGGTTtactagcctgggaattaccctagcagttggcatgcttcaatgtcccaggtcacgtgcagaattaggctaaaaattggcatgaaagtagctaaaattgtttttttaggcCAAAAATGTTGATGTCAATCTTGCGcctctgttaaaaaagtttaaatcatgttgttttgatggcattttatggaatggtagtccaaagcatagtaaattgacatgcaaaatgaaggatttttcgagtaatcagtattttagtaaattcactgtatgataaaacaaacaaggatTTTATGGCacttttggtgtttgacggcTCCTGAAATAGTTACACTGCTTTATGAATGTAACAATACTGATTACTGGCTTGACTTGAATCATACTGTACGTCGTAAAATTAACGAGTTTAagacaagtgcacaaccagatcaCAGTTTGATTAGCTCGgttctagtatacaaaggcatcctgtggttgtgcatttgtatactaggctAGACCCAAATTAACATGCTGATATAGGCTAACCTAACTCGGTTTGACtcaacttgacttgacttgagacAACTCAGCTGAAACAACTATTTGATTTGAgtcaaaaaatgacttggttgaAACACTGTAACTTAGGCTACTTCACACAACACTTATAGGGCGACGTTGGGAAACTTCATGAAATTAACGTTGTTGGCCGTTGGGTCCGGATCCGGAGGTCCAGATTTGCTAGAGGTCACTGAATTCTAGCTTAGCTTTGCATACTTTTAGAATTCAGTCAAGCAATGGACTGGTGGATGTcggtaataaaagttttcataaTTAAATCGTTGAATAATATCAAACCCTTAAACCTGTAAATAACCTTCTTTGTAGGGAAAATCCCCTAAATTGAAGCATCAGTGGTATGTCACAGACATAAATGGAAAACTGCAGTAAATTTACAGTAAAGCATTATGATACTTGCATGAAAGATGAACCAAAGCTCCACATTTTTTCTTCTTGACATTAATAATGTCAAATTTTTTACTCTTGAGTCCTAATTggtttgaagtttttgttgattaattttgttattgttggATATCTATGATATTTATAAATACAGTCTGCACTCTGCGGTTGGAGCAGTGACAGTTCCTTCATGCCATGATGAAACCTGTTGCAACGTCCTGAAAATACAAACCATATGTTTAACAAAGAAATTACTTCGCGTATAGTGACTTTGTCTATAAGAATACTTTGACAGTGACAACATATTTTCGTCTCTTCAGCTCTGGAATAGAAACACAGTATTATAGTTGCTACGTCAGTTTTAAGGCTGCTGTAAGCTGTTGCCTTTTCGTGATCTTG of the Clavelina lepadiformis chromosome 7, kaClaLepa1.1, whole genome shotgun sequence genome contains:
- the LOC143466176 gene encoding uncharacterized protein LOC143466176 translates to MIKQTRILWHFWCLTAPEIVTLLYECNNTDYWLDLNHTVRRKINEFKTSAQPDHSLISSVLATSHNTYRATLGNFMKLTLLAVGSGSGGPDLLEGKSPKLKHQWYVTDINGKLQNYFAYSDFVYKNTLTVTTYFRLFSSGIETQYYSCYVSFKAAYNRIPGLVAVLTIHCCGTTVIYTLHVLSPQGFAAFARLLIVCERTSCRPFYNEFWHQLHHEQFPHLKKETNRFISMFSTTYMCAQSFSAIKQIKSARRNRLLDTSLKNLLVATTKYFLPDLATSECKQFHSSH
- the LOC143465781 gene encoding T-complex protein 1 subunit alpha-like, which translates into the protein MDELQYYVPVKYDDILSSLDIVIPIISDIFGPSDGKVLMTTGTGTVNVTSDGTSVLKSLSLTHPVARVIIEFCAVHHSKYGDGAKSCFLMIHAGFSALCQNKHSLCVNRSSKIYLSSKQKIIMSLNWFKDIILGSNQFEQWLVDTLALRIVLNENLDSEILQVMHSIVLTSLIGKFSKPAAESLAHLILEMVEKLNMTSLNLIQTINHTIKYFEEIVVENPGALLQENKVLNGIVMPLQFPDTFKCYDQYVNAVLVQWNDELRPDTETHLNFKNNLDKINFFSYPSMVMQDWIKNVLKANVSIIFHQGKAKESFKCICEEYDVGLLDCLTVEQTQYISNVLKIQPLYDITDVVSKANITTVKVEEIQLVSCFFVLITSMPVESDTLSSNSVVSVLVCSPSPGLCSQYKTAMYNALLCLQHWIHVKEDVKKQSNKCILEGRAISGGGFLPLVLNTVFSDLTLLQAVLSDLKWSQQMLSSYESAKEIICEMLIIIPKTLHKNAPCIKDRNSRFIQHLIKTKADLIKSCDIFTPSDSNVFTKTSRNERNLLEPLKSQVANFSNAIDGIIQVLKVDDVISIKSPQHHEK